A single Arcanobacterium canis DNA region contains:
- a CDS encoding ABC transporter ATP-binding protein, with product MNTMNLRARGLTKLYGSVHALAGVDIDIAHGEQVAIMGPSGSGKSTLLHVLSGILTPNAGTVELGATQISKLSDAKRSAMRRRQLGFVFQDGQLVPELTAQENVAFPLMLEGANKSQAIHVAQTWLDRLGVADQARKRPGEMSGGQAQRVAIARALVHNPAIIFADEPTGALDQATGHEVMQILTTTAQMNGTTLIVITHDAKVAGWCQRLVEIRDGLVHFDGPTRRRTLPGTNESRGTSAEFSEGELR from the coding sequence ATGAACACGATGAATCTCCGCGCTCGCGGTTTAACAAAGTTGTACGGCTCCGTCCATGCTTTGGCAGGAGTGGATATTGATATTGCTCATGGAGAGCAGGTTGCCATCATGGGGCCGTCCGGTTCGGGCAAGTCCACGTTGCTCCACGTTCTTTCTGGCATTCTTACTCCCAACGCCGGAACAGTTGAGTTGGGGGCCACTCAGATTTCGAAACTTTCCGATGCGAAGCGTTCCGCGATGCGACGTCGGCAGCTGGGCTTCGTTTTCCAAGATGGTCAGTTGGTTCCCGAACTCACTGCACAGGAGAACGTTGCCTTTCCGCTGATGCTTGAGGGAGCGAATAAATCTCAGGCGATCCACGTCGCTCAAACGTGGCTTGATCGACTGGGGGTGGCTGATCAAGCTCGCAAGCGGCCAGGGGAGATGTCAGGTGGACAAGCTCAACGTGTCGCAATTGCACGTGCATTGGTACACAATCCAGCGATCATTTTTGCCGATGAGCCCACCGGTGCGCTTGACCAGGCAACTGGACATGAAGTGATGCAAATTCTGACCACAACCGCACAGATGAATGGCACCACGTTGATCGTGATTACTCACGATGCGAAGGTTGCCGGGTGGTGCCAGCGTTTGGTCGAAATTCGGGACGGATTGGTTCACTTCGACGGTCCAACCCGACGCCGAACACTTCCAGGAACAAATGAATCCAGGGGGACGTCGGCTGAATTCAGCGAGGGGGAGCTGCGATGA
- a CDS encoding ABC transporter permease family protein — protein sequence MRTLSLASMLAKARLATRTGNALLDVFAVVAFSVSSWLTLTTLGGVWMFHSNQQAISSMFATQFGQAGQFQDNGRTYFALSVLALALLTIPLLSLGAAAARLGANGRERRLASLRLVGMSARQVVGMSIIESLIHASLGFLIGMAIYVASLPAWTALSFAMVQITVAKMMLPWWGILATFGLISAISIISTMAGLAKVSISPLGVARRVTPGAVRMWRMGTFAIALVVVLYFSGNRDHGQDMEFTQIMTFAALLGILFGAVALVGPLFIQITMRPLLGIGKPAWLLGIRRVVSDARGAWRNISSVALMGLVASLTLTLVSFNIERVSGSVETGSMVKQIASDISQGVVIAFAFAVILGAISTLIHQASDIFDRADEARSLVQIGTPLRVLIRARIIQVMAPMTPLMTILVAIGFLPALSSGTTFKSGNMSMLLVMVGIGIVLTLVSVLVMIPIQHQLVRDHVRKND from the coding sequence ATGAGGACACTCTCGTTGGCGAGTATGCTTGCCAAGGCGCGCCTAGCTACGCGCACAGGCAATGCTTTGCTTGATGTATTTGCTGTGGTGGCCTTTTCTGTGTCGAGCTGGCTCACTCTCACGACACTCGGCGGGGTATGGATGTTTCACTCGAATCAGCAAGCGATCAGCTCGATGTTCGCGACACAGTTTGGCCAGGCCGGACAGTTTCAAGACAACGGCAGAACCTACTTTGCTCTGTCTGTCTTAGCCTTGGCACTTCTGACAATTCCGCTTCTGTCTCTTGGCGCAGCCGCCGCACGCCTCGGCGCGAATGGTCGTGAACGCCGTCTTGCTTCGTTACGTCTTGTCGGAATGAGCGCGCGACAGGTTGTTGGAATGTCGATTATCGAAAGCCTCATTCACGCCTCACTAGGCTTCCTCATCGGGATGGCAATCTATGTTGCATCGTTACCGGCGTGGACGGCATTGTCCTTCGCAATGGTTCAGATCACGGTGGCGAAGATGATGCTCCCGTGGTGGGGAATACTCGCCACCTTCGGATTGATCAGCGCAATTTCGATCATATCGACGATGGCGGGCTTGGCGAAGGTGTCAATCTCTCCGCTCGGTGTTGCTCGACGTGTCACACCCGGTGCCGTCCGCATGTGGCGCATGGGAACGTTCGCTATCGCCCTCGTCGTCGTTCTCTACTTCTCCGGGAATCGAGATCATGGACAAGACATGGAATTCACTCAGATCATGACGTTCGCCGCCTTGCTAGGAATTCTCTTTGGTGCGGTTGCTCTGGTGGGTCCACTGTTCATCCAGATCACGATGCGTCCTTTACTTGGTATAGGAAAACCTGCGTGGTTGCTTGGCATACGCCGTGTAGTGAGCGATGCGCGTGGAGCGTGGCGCAACATTAGCTCCGTTGCTTTGATGGGGCTTGTTGCATCACTGACTCTCACGCTCGTGTCTTTCAATATCGAGCGAGTTAGCGGGAGCGTTGAAACCGGATCAATGGTCAAGCAGATTGCTTCCGATATTTCTCAAGGCGTCGTGATTGCATTTGCATTCGCCGTGATTTTGGGAGCGATTTCGACGTTGATCCATCAAGCCTCCGATATCTTCGATCGTGCTGACGAAGCTCGATCCCTGGTGCAAATCGGCACTCCGCTCCGCGTCCTCATCCGAGCCCGCATCATTCAAGTGATGGCTCCCATGACTCCACTGATGACAATACTTGTTGCCATTGGATTTCTACCGGCACTCTCATCAGGGACCACTTTCAAATCAGGGAATATGTCGATGTTATTGGTCATGGTGGGAATCGGCATTGTTCTGACACTTGTCTCGGTACTCGTCATGATTCCGATCCAACACCAGCTGGTGCGCGATCACGTGCGCAAGAACGATTAA
- a CDS encoding alpha-galactosidase: MATMDNDVTLRTPHAPHPIGLSQRHIALVLSPTQSLPAITYWGEDIHCDHPYLLPTQTPQLINAGIDCPEVPSVLPHQAEGWSGVPFISVSRNGVALFPQFSVRSSHAEHSRLTFTADADGLELTFTIALEPGGLAWQQATITNTCDVPTHVEQVRLAFPVPSCASELMTFSGHHLRERSPIRHPFTQGFHAQQSWMGRPNFDSGYLTIAGTPGFGFTHGTVYATHVGWSGNVEHFAARTAYSSGLIGGSELLYPGEIVLENGQSYTTPKVYGSFGEGLNELAHRFHTYLRGVHGPALRRPVTLNTWEAVYFNQRPHTLLDLARTAAATGIERFVVDDGWFIGRQNDFAALGDWYVDSESWPHGLEEISQCVHDLGMEFGLWFEPEMISLNSNAAREHPEWIIRPKSDRLPLPGRHEYVIDLANPQAYEYLFGRMSALITQLGIDYIKWDHNRFITEAISPFTGRPAVHEQTLAFYRLMHDLRQTHSRLVIENCSSGGGRIDLAIMSLASSVWASDCTDPVERTTIQRYTSLLIPPEMISAHVAASPSHQTRRSTTLTTRAAVAFCYGFGFEMDISTLSDFERVLAREWTGLHRSLVEPPMCAVHGDSADASVSVDGIVSQDRQHAIFCITQLTTSENYPIAPVTLPGLRPELIYRVRPLGGAARYNDSDVDGRPGPVWWRDDGVEVPGQVLSHWGVRTKHIFPGNAILLEVDAVTFACR, translated from the coding sequence ATGGCCACGATGGACAACGACGTCACCCTGCGCACCCCACACGCACCACATCCGATTGGGTTATCGCAACGACATATCGCACTTGTTCTGTCACCGACGCAGTCGCTGCCTGCGATCACCTATTGGGGCGAGGACATTCACTGCGATCACCCCTACCTCTTGCCAACCCAAACACCGCAACTCATTAACGCGGGCATTGACTGTCCAGAAGTTCCGTCAGTGCTCCCCCATCAAGCCGAAGGATGGAGTGGGGTGCCATTTATTTCTGTCAGCAGGAACGGAGTCGCACTCTTTCCACAGTTCTCGGTGAGGTCGTCACACGCTGAGCACTCTCGTTTGACGTTCACTGCCGACGCCGACGGGTTGGAATTGACGTTCACCATCGCCCTTGAACCCGGCGGTCTTGCCTGGCAACAAGCCACCATCACCAACACCTGCGATGTTCCAACGCACGTTGAACAAGTGCGCCTCGCCTTCCCCGTTCCATCCTGCGCCAGTGAACTCATGACCTTTAGTGGACACCATCTGCGCGAGCGATCTCCGATTCGCCATCCGTTCACCCAGGGATTCCACGCGCAACAATCATGGATGGGTCGGCCAAATTTTGACTCAGGATATCTCACAATCGCCGGAACCCCCGGATTCGGTTTTACGCACGGCACTGTTTACGCCACACATGTGGGATGGAGCGGAAACGTGGAGCACTTCGCTGCACGCACTGCGTATTCGTCTGGGCTCATCGGAGGAAGCGAATTGCTCTATCCAGGTGAGATCGTGCTTGAGAACGGACAAAGCTACACCACCCCAAAGGTCTATGGATCCTTCGGTGAGGGACTCAATGAACTCGCGCATCGTTTCCATACCTACCTCCGAGGAGTTCATGGCCCAGCATTGCGTCGGCCAGTAACCCTCAATACCTGGGAAGCTGTATATTTCAACCAACGTCCACACACCCTCCTTGACTTAGCCCGTACCGCAGCCGCGACGGGAATCGAACGTTTCGTCGTCGATGACGGTTGGTTTATTGGACGGCAGAATGATTTTGCTGCTCTCGGCGACTGGTATGTCGATAGCGAGAGTTGGCCACACGGTTTAGAAGAGATTTCACAGTGCGTTCATGACCTCGGTATGGAGTTTGGGTTGTGGTTTGAGCCTGAGATGATTTCTCTTAATTCCAATGCCGCGCGTGAACATCCCGAATGGATCATTCGCCCGAAATCGGATCGACTTCCGCTTCCGGGCAGACATGAATACGTCATCGATCTGGCCAACCCTCAAGCGTACGAATACCTCTTCGGCCGCATGTCGGCACTGATCACACAGCTTGGCATTGACTACATCAAGTGGGATCACAATCGCTTCATCACCGAAGCGATCTCCCCTTTCACTGGTCGCCCTGCTGTGCATGAACAAACTCTGGCCTTCTATCGGCTCATGCACGATCTGCGTCAGACCCACTCACGCTTGGTCATTGAAAACTGTTCCAGTGGCGGCGGGCGAATTGATCTTGCCATCATGTCGCTCGCTAGCTCGGTGTGGGCATCGGATTGTACCGACCCCGTCGAGCGCACGACGATCCAGCGTTATACATCGCTGTTAATTCCTCCGGAGATGATCAGCGCACACGTTGCTGCCTCTCCTTCGCATCAAACCCGCCGTTCAACTACGCTGACAACTCGCGCCGCCGTCGCCTTCTGCTACGGCTTTGGCTTCGAAATGGATATTTCGACCTTGAGCGATTTTGAACGCGTGCTGGCACGTGAGTGGACTGGGCTGCACCGTAGTCTGGTGGAGCCGCCGATGTGCGCTGTTCATGGCGATAGTGCCGACGCTTCAGTGAGCGTCGATGGCATCGTGAGCCAGGATCGTCAACATGCCATCTTCTGCATCACACAGCTCACAACATCCGAAAATTACCCCATTGCACCTGTTACGCTTCCCGGATTACGCCCCGAGCTCATATATCGTGTCCGTCCGCTGGGTGGCGCAGCGCGCTATAACGACTCGGACGTCGATGGCCGTCCCGGGCCAGTATGGTGGAGAGACGACGGTGTGGAAGTACCCGGACAAGTCTTGTCACACTGGGGTGTGAGAACAAAGCACATCTTTCCAGGAAACGCGATTTTGCTAGAAGTTGATGCAGTGACGTTTGCCTGCCGGTAA
- a CDS encoding FadR/GntR family transcriptional regulator — translation MHQPASRFTEIIDVIGPQITSGDIPTGAVITLAQIEEKFSCSRTVAREAQRHLESCGLIIPKRRHGLLVQPRSQWNVLDPDVIRWRLAGSESDRQMRSLNDLRQAIEPKAAHLAAQYASREERENLLILADNLTQLGATTSGQEFLEADIAFHTAILRASGNEMFCSLSSVIDTVLSWRTNAALMPPHPEPHAMQLHLEVAQAIAQAQPARASQAMAAIVAEVQEAFDSHLPHVLRAPQGKTAQ, via the coding sequence GTGCATCAACCAGCATCACGTTTCACAGAAATCATTGACGTTATTGGCCCACAGATCACCAGCGGCGACATTCCCACCGGTGCCGTGATCACACTGGCCCAAATCGAGGAAAAATTTTCCTGCTCGCGGACCGTCGCTCGTGAAGCACAACGGCACCTCGAGTCCTGCGGATTAATCATCCCCAAACGTCGTCACGGTCTCCTCGTCCAGCCGCGTTCCCAGTGGAATGTTCTTGACCCTGACGTCATTCGGTGGCGCCTGGCAGGCTCCGAGTCTGACCGGCAAATGAGGTCGTTGAATGACCTTCGCCAAGCAATCGAACCCAAAGCCGCACACCTGGCAGCACAGTACGCAAGCCGCGAAGAACGCGAAAACCTTCTCATCCTCGCTGACAATCTCACGCAACTCGGAGCAACGACGTCGGGACAGGAATTCCTCGAGGCAGATATTGCTTTCCACACAGCGATTCTCCGAGCGAGCGGAAATGAAATGTTTTGTTCACTCTCATCTGTCATCGATACAGTTCTGTCTTGGCGCACAAACGCCGCGTTAATGCCCCCTCATCCTGAGCCGCACGCGATGCAGCTTCACCTCGAAGTCGCCCAGGCCATTGCCCAGGCGCAGCCCGCTCGCGCGTCGCAAGCAATGGCTGCCATCGTCGCAGAAGTCCAAGAGGCATTCGATTCACACCTGCCTCATGTTCTGCGCGCGCCACAAGGAAAAACTGCCCAGTGA
- a CDS encoding GntP family permease encodes MIPFLREQQQWQQTMSAGPLLGIALAAVMIILVAVIYFRLHAFLTLTVVSILTAVATGIPSGQLLPTLLSGFSSTLGSVALLVGIGAMLGKLVEVSGGAKVLADGMVNTFGQDRAPLALGVASLFMGFPIFFDAGFIVMLPVILAVAARLNGSVILYALPAAAAFSVMHVFVPPHPGPVGAGAIVQANMGLVLIIGLIVAIPTFYLSGVVWGKIAAKRYHVTMPQLFSPVKDEALPQKLPSMGLVIFTLILPALLIFVNTGLNTLVQTGVIESVETDATTHARVASSGVINALMQLGQTPIALLIATVVAMVILGRYINADKTGIEKIMDSALGPVCSVILVTGAGGMFGGVLRASGIGTALADAMRDLGIPVILGAYLVAVALRLAQGSATVALITSVSLMAPAVAAADLSSVGVACIVLAASAGSVFASHVNDSGFWLVGRLLEMDVKTTLATWTVQQTLESVLGFAFVALIYVVL; translated from the coding sequence ATGATCCCCTTCCTACGTGAACAACAACAGTGGCAGCAGACCATGTCCGCTGGGCCTTTGCTCGGTATCGCACTTGCGGCTGTCATGATCATTTTGGTGGCGGTAATTTACTTCCGCCTGCACGCCTTCTTAACCCTCACCGTCGTCAGCATTCTCACTGCGGTGGCCACAGGAATCCCCTCAGGGCAACTCCTGCCCACGTTGCTTTCAGGCTTTTCTTCTACACTCGGTTCCGTGGCGCTACTCGTTGGTATCGGTGCGATGCTCGGAAAGCTCGTTGAGGTATCCGGAGGAGCCAAGGTTCTCGCTGACGGAATGGTCAACACCTTCGGGCAAGATCGTGCGCCGCTCGCCCTCGGGGTTGCCTCGCTCTTTATGGGATTTCCGATTTTCTTCGACGCTGGATTTATCGTCATGTTGCCAGTCATCCTTGCGGTGGCTGCTCGCCTCAACGGTTCGGTTATTTTGTATGCATTGCCTGCAGCGGCAGCTTTCTCCGTGATGCATGTTTTCGTGCCGCCGCACCCAGGTCCTGTCGGTGCGGGTGCCATTGTGCAAGCAAATATGGGTCTCGTGTTGATCATCGGTCTGATCGTGGCGATTCCGACTTTCTACCTCTCGGGTGTTGTTTGGGGGAAAATTGCGGCAAAGCGCTACCACGTCACGATGCCTCAACTTTTCTCGCCGGTCAAAGATGAGGCCCTCCCTCAAAAGCTTCCGTCGATGGGTCTGGTGATTTTCACATTGATCCTTCCGGCACTCTTGATCTTCGTTAATACAGGTCTTAATACGCTGGTGCAAACGGGGGTCATCGAGTCGGTAGAAACTGATGCTACGACACACGCCCGCGTTGCTTCCTCTGGTGTGATCAACGCGCTGATGCAGCTCGGACAAACGCCGATTGCTCTGCTCATTGCCACTGTGGTTGCCATGGTTATCCTCGGGCGTTACATCAATGCAGACAAAACTGGTATCGAAAAGATTATGGATTCGGCTCTTGGCCCGGTGTGTTCGGTGATTCTGGTGACCGGCGCCGGTGGAATGTTTGGTGGAGTCTTGCGCGCCTCGGGGATTGGTACAGCTCTCGCTGATGCCATGCGGGATCTGGGGATTCCAGTCATTTTGGGTGCCTACTTGGTGGCGGTCGCCTTGCGCTTGGCCCAAGGATCAGCCACAGTCGCGCTTATCACGTCAGTGTCGTTGATGGCTCCAGCCGTTGCAGCTGCTGATCTGTCGTCCGTCGGAGTTGCATGTATTGTCCTTGCTGCGTCCGCTGGTTCTGTTTTTGCCTCTCACGTCAACGATTCTGGTTTCTGGCTGGTTGGTCGCTTGCTCGAAATGGACGTCAAGACGACGTTGGCAACGTGGACGGTCCAACAAACCCTCGAATCTGTCCTCGGCTTTGCTTTCGTCGCATTGATCTACGTTGTCTTGTGA